A genomic window from Halorubrum lacusprofundi ATCC 49239 includes:
- a CDS encoding transcription initiation factor IIB, with amino-acid sequence MRSEDADETETDAEGVEGADAGELDPEDFDPEELTRTADGELIHEETGLIVEEEQIDPGPEWRAFNHSERQSKSRVGAPTTKTMHDKGLTTTIDWKDKDAYGRSISSKKRSQMHRLRKWQERIRTKDAGERNLQFALSEIDRMASALGVPRSVREVASVIYRRALNEDLIRGRSIEGVSTAALYAACRKEGIPRSLEEISDVSRVERKEIGRTYRYISQELGLEMRPVDPKKYVPRFSSELELSEEVQSKANEIIETTAEKGLLSGKSPTGYAAAAIYAASLLCNEKKTQREVADVAQVTEVTIRNRYQEQIEAMGIHT; translated from the coding sequence GTGCGGAGCGAGGACGCCGACGAGACTGAAACCGACGCCGAGGGGGTCGAGGGAGCCGACGCCGGTGAGTTGGACCCCGAAGACTTCGACCCGGAGGAGCTCACTCGAACGGCCGACGGGGAGCTGATACACGAGGAGACGGGACTCATTGTCGAGGAGGAACAGATCGATCCCGGTCCGGAGTGGCGCGCGTTCAACCACTCGGAGCGCCAGTCGAAATCGCGCGTCGGCGCCCCGACGACGAAGACGATGCACGACAAAGGGCTGACGACGACGATCGACTGGAAGGATAAGGACGCGTACGGTCGCTCCATCTCCTCGAAGAAGCGATCGCAGATGCACCGCCTGCGCAAGTGGCAGGAGCGCATTCGGACGAAAGACGCGGGCGAGCGTAACCTCCAGTTCGCGCTCTCGGAGATTGATCGGATGGCGAGCGCCCTAGGCGTCCCGCGATCCGTCCGTGAGGTCGCCTCGGTCATCTACCGACGCGCGCTGAACGAGGACTTGATCCGCGGGCGGTCGATCGAGGGCGTCTCCACCGCTGCCCTCTATGCCGCCTGTCGCAAGGAGGGGATCCCGCGCTCGCTCGAAGAGATCTCCGACGTGTCGCGGGTGGAGCGGAAGGAGATCGGTCGCACGTACCGCTACATCTCTCAGGAGCTCGGCTTAGAGATGCGGCCGGTCGACCCGAAGAAGTATGTCCCCCGCTTCTCCTCCGAGCTCGAACTGAGCGAGGAGGTCCAGTCGAAGGCCAACGAGATCATCGAGACGACCGCCGAAAAGGGACTCCTCTCCGGGAAATCTCCCACCGGGTACGCCGCCGCCGCCATCTACGCGGCATCGCTTCTGTGTAACGAGAAGAAGACCCAGCGCGAGGTCGCCGACGTCGCGCAGGTCACCGAGGTCACCATCCGCAACCGGTATCAAGAGCAGATCGAAGCGATGGGGATCCACACCTAG
- the nreA gene encoding DNA repair protein NreA, whose protein sequence is MRLDEFIEFEADERAERRRLAAEKDYGILDHLDSFERRFEEHVSDDAVVGSVSPSIFVGRSNYPNVSTGLLSPVGREERAARFETSAAWYDEGVSIADVFDRRTSLLNSTRGADVADAGRDGGGVHDAWNGWLGVQREVAIADRPVDVEIGLDGTPDLDFDIGTEDIKTPTGPRAAARTADLGENPHVPRPVKKTLEDDDWRAEGAMTYLYRRGFDVYDINTILSAGALGRGKNRRLVPTRWSITAVDDTVGQFLRGSIRDNPTVNRIEVHRNEYLGNAFWVILVPGQWEYELVEMKSPGSIWNPDPGAGVYLSAASEGREGRTGYVEETAGAYYAARMGVLEHLDDRGRQAKALVLRHVSDDYWGPVGVWQVREAVRNAFEGEHGTAETFGEAVRGVADHLPVPLGRLRRKSTMAAGLQANLGDFVDAG, encoded by the coding sequence ATGCGGCTCGACGAGTTCATTGAATTCGAAGCGGACGAGCGCGCCGAGCGGCGGCGCCTCGCCGCCGAGAAGGACTACGGCATCCTCGATCACCTCGACTCCTTCGAGCGGCGCTTCGAGGAGCACGTCTCCGACGACGCCGTGGTCGGCAGCGTCTCCCCCTCCATCTTCGTCGGGCGCTCGAACTACCCGAACGTCTCGACCGGGCTGCTCTCGCCGGTCGGCCGCGAGGAGCGCGCAGCGCGCTTCGAAACCTCCGCGGCGTGGTACGACGAGGGCGTCTCCATCGCCGACGTGTTCGACCGGCGGACGAGCCTGCTCAACTCGACCCGCGGGGCCGACGTGGCGGACGCCGGACGCGACGGGGGCGGCGTCCACGACGCGTGGAACGGCTGGCTCGGGGTCCAGCGCGAGGTCGCGATCGCGGACCGGCCGGTCGACGTCGAGATAGGGTTGGACGGTACCCCCGACCTCGACTTCGATATCGGCACGGAGGACATCAAGACGCCGACCGGCCCGCGCGCCGCGGCTCGGACCGCCGACCTCGGCGAGAACCCGCACGTCCCGCGCCCGGTGAAAAAGACGCTCGAAGACGACGACTGGCGCGCCGAGGGCGCGATGACGTATCTCTACCGCCGCGGATTCGACGTGTACGACATCAACACGATCCTCTCCGCGGGCGCACTCGGGCGCGGGAAGAACCGCCGGCTCGTCCCGACGCGCTGGTCGATCACGGCCGTCGACGACACGGTCGGACAGTTTCTCCGCGGATCGATCCGCGACAATCCGACGGTTAACCGGATCGAAGTCCACCGAAACGAGTACCTCGGCAACGCCTTCTGGGTGATCTTGGTTCCGGGACAGTGGGAGTACGAGCTTGTCGAGATGAAGTCGCCCGGCTCGATCTGGAACCCCGACCCTGGGGCGGGCGTGTATCTCTCGGCCGCGAGCGAGGGCCGCGAAGGTCGGACCGGCTACGTCGAGGAGACCGCGGGCGCCTACTACGCGGCCCGGATGGGGGTTCTGGAACACCTCGACGACCGCGGACGGCAGGCGAAGGCGCTCGTGTTGCGGCACGTCTCCGACGACTACTGGGGTCCGGTCGGCGTCTGGCAGGTGCGCGAGGCGGTCCGGAACGCCTTCGAGGGGGAACACGGGACCGCCGAGACGTTCGGCGAGGCAGTTCGCGGCGTCGCTGACCACCTCCCGGTCCCGCTCGGTCGCCTCCGACGAAAATCGACGATGGCGGCCGGACTACAGGCGAACCTCGGCGACTTCGTCGACGCCGGGTGA
- a CDS encoding protein translocase TatA, whose protein sequence is MVPTVPAFGGVPAGPELVIILMILVLLFGVPTVVIAGVVLFLKLRSDGEEADTDRIAELEAEVERLREKVDDERYEKDESDGDDHL, encoded by the coding sequence ATGGTTCCCACAGTTCCCGCGTTCGGCGGCGTCCCCGCCGGTCCTGAACTCGTGATCATCCTGATGATCCTCGTACTGCTCTTTGGCGTTCCCACCGTCGTCATCGCGGGAGTGGTGCTGTTCCTCAAACTGCGCTCCGACGGCGAGGAGGCAGACACTGACCGTATCGCGGAGCTGGAGGCGGAGGTCGAACGACTCCGCGAGAAGGTGGACGACGAACGGTACGAGAAAGACGAGAGCGACGGCGACGATCACTTATAA
- a CDS encoding radical SAM protein: protein MISKGCEQCAKGGKMVLFVYGYCDQRDCFYCPLGENRKNVTDVYANERKVESNEDVIAEAKRMSALGTSITGGEPQEAMAKTCRYLELLKDEFGEDHHTHLYTGITGGRENMRRLSEAGLDEIRFHPPLEMWGDMHGTEWEDILHIAREEGLTPAFEIPGIRAEPEFLEFLDEGAAEFCNINEFEMSDGNYRRMQEEGFELQEGHMSAVEGSKDDSIVSEMASHEKVYFCTSVFKDAAQHRNRLKRMAKNIRREFDEVTDDGTLVYGKAFADADRFEALGVPEEFYTVKSDHVEVAWWLLEEMVEDGDLDRGEIVEQYPTTDGTVVERTPVA from the coding sequence ATGATCTCCAAGGGCTGTGAACAGTGCGCCAAGGGCGGCAAGATGGTGCTTTTCGTCTACGGCTACTGCGACCAGCGGGATTGCTTCTACTGTCCCCTCGGAGAAAACCGGAAGAACGTCACCGACGTGTACGCCAACGAGCGGAAAGTCGAGTCCAACGAGGACGTGATCGCGGAGGCCAAGCGCATGAGCGCGCTCGGCACCTCGATCACCGGCGGCGAGCCGCAGGAGGCGATGGCGAAGACGTGCCGGTACCTCGAACTGCTGAAAGACGAGTTCGGCGAGGACCACCACACGCACCTCTACACCGGGATCACGGGCGGGCGCGAGAACATGCGCCGCCTCTCGGAGGCCGGCCTCGACGAGATTCGCTTCCACCCGCCGCTAGAGATGTGGGGCGACATGCACGGCACCGAGTGGGAGGATATTCTCCACATTGCCCGCGAGGAGGGGCTCACGCCCGCCTTCGAGATTCCCGGTATCCGCGCGGAGCCGGAGTTCCTAGAGTTCCTCGACGAGGGCGCAGCCGAGTTCTGCAATATTAACGAGTTCGAGATGTCCGACGGGAACTACCGCCGGATGCAGGAGGAGGGCTTCGAACTGCAGGAGGGCCACATGTCCGCCGTCGAGGGGTCGAAAGACGATTCGATCGTTTCCGAGATGGCGAGCCACGAGAAGGTGTACTTCTGTACCTCCGTGTTCAAGGACGCCGCCCAACACCGCAACCGGCTCAAGCGGATGGCGAAGAACATCCGACGTGAGTTCGACGAGGTGACCGACGACGGCACCCTCGTCTACGGGAAGGCGTTCGCCGACGCCGACCGCTTCGAGGCGCTCGGCGTTCCCGAGGAGTTCTACACCGTCAAATCGGACCACGTCGAGGTCGCGTGGTGGCTCCTGGAGGAGATGGTCGAAGACGGCGACCTCGATCGTGGCGAAATCGTCGAGCAGTACCCGACCACCGACGGCACCGTCGTCGAGCGCACGCCGGTGGCCTGA
- a CDS encoding DUF6517 family protein, with protein sequence MTREPTADEMTDIDALTRRRALTAAGGAALAGLAGCTALDVATGEPAEFTAGTATVADAALDESGYELNEVTENTQTREFDVAGSTREVRVTSTIAEYDKAVELFGERYQAAVFAVLTTPRVEVLGQAFNPVGELDDEERARLIVDRYESVSNLERSSEYTTDILGTDARVVVYTADGEIKGTGVSVELEFHVAEAVEAGADYVVPLAAYPAAFGDGENVRRMLNGIEHEPASEDD encoded by the coding sequence ATGACCAGAGAGCCGACCGCCGACGAGATGACCGACATCGACGCGCTCACCCGCCGCCGCGCGCTCACCGCCGCCGGAGGGGCCGCGCTCGCCGGGCTCGCCGGCTGTACCGCGCTCGACGTCGCCACCGGCGAGCCGGCCGAGTTCACCGCGGGCACCGCGACGGTCGCGGACGCGGCGCTCGACGAGAGCGGATACGAGCTCAACGAGGTCACCGAGAACACGCAGACTCGCGAGTTCGACGTGGCCGGATCGACCCGCGAAGTGCGGGTGACGAGCACGATCGCCGAGTACGACAAAGCCGTCGAACTCTTCGGCGAGCGGTATCAGGCGGCGGTGTTCGCCGTGCTGACGACCCCGCGCGTCGAGGTGCTCGGGCAGGCGTTCAACCCCGTCGGAGAGCTCGACGACGAGGAGCGCGCCCGGCTGATCGTGGACCGGTACGAGAGCGTCAGCAACCTGGAACGCAGTTCGGAGTACACGACAGATATCCTCGGTACCGACGCGCGGGTCGTGGTGTACACGGCCGACGGGGAGATCAAGGGCACCGGCGTGAGCGTCGAGCTCGAGTTCCACGTCGCAGAGGCGGTCGAGGCCGGCGCCGACTACGTCGTCCCGCTAGCCGCGTACCCGGCGGCGTTCGGGGACGGCGAGAACGTCCGCCGGATGTTGAACGGAATCGAGCACGAGCCGGCGTCGGAAGACGACTGA
- a CDS encoding DUF373 family protein: MLLVLCVDLDDDLGRKTGIPTPVIGADDVTEAAVALATADPEDSDVNVLFQGVNVHDELAAGGEAVEVAAVTGVDGSDVKANRAVGQEVDRVLAELSTGEEVSAVVITDGAQDESVLPVIRSRMPIDGMRRVVVRQAQDLESLYYTIKQVLADPETRGTILVPLGVLLLIYPLVVVANLFDIAGAAVLGILSGVVGLYSLFRGLGLEETIDGAAASVRNVLYTGRVTLVTYVVALALIVVGGVQGMDTIETVRSVRGGGVTVGIALAAFVHGFVQWLAVAGVTSSLGQITDEYLAGRFRWRYLNAPFYVLSIAVVLYAVSGFFLPAAPGVTSLGLPDLAMALAAGTLTAVLSTLAFAVAESQLPSADPT, translated from the coding sequence ATGCTGCTCGTCCTCTGTGTCGACCTCGACGACGACCTCGGCCGGAAGACGGGGATCCCCACTCCCGTCATCGGTGCCGACGACGTTACCGAGGCCGCGGTCGCGCTCGCGACCGCCGACCCGGAGGACTCCGACGTGAACGTTCTCTTTCAGGGTGTCAACGTCCATGACGAGTTGGCGGCCGGCGGCGAGGCGGTCGAGGTCGCGGCGGTCACCGGCGTCGACGGCTCCGACGTGAAGGCGAATCGCGCAGTGGGTCAGGAGGTCGACCGCGTGCTGGCGGAGCTATCGACCGGCGAGGAAGTCTCGGCAGTCGTCATCACCGACGGCGCGCAAGATGAGTCGGTGCTCCCGGTGATCCGCTCGCGAATGCCGATCGACGGGATGCGTCGGGTGGTCGTGCGGCAGGCGCAGGACCTCGAATCGCTTTACTACACGATCAAGCAGGTGCTCGCAGACCCGGAGACCCGTGGCACGATTTTGGTGCCGCTCGGCGTGCTCCTTTTGATCTACCCGCTCGTCGTCGTCGCCAACCTGTTCGACATCGCGGGCGCGGCCGTCCTCGGGATCCTCTCCGGAGTTGTCGGGCTCTACTCGCTGTTCCGTGGGCTCGGGTTGGAGGAGACGATCGACGGCGCGGCCGCGTCCGTCCGCAACGTGCTCTACACCGGCCGGGTGACGCTCGTCACCTACGTCGTCGCGCTCGCGCTGATCGTCGTCGGCGGGGTTCAGGGGATGGACACGATCGAGACTGTCCGTAGCGTCCGCGGCGGGGGCGTCACCGTCGGCATCGCGCTCGCGGCGTTCGTCCACGGCTTCGTCCAGTGGCTCGCGGTCGCCGGGGTCACCTCCAGCCTCGGTCAGATAACCGACGAGTACCTGGCTGGCCGGTTCCGATGGCGGTACCTCAACGCGCCCTTTTACGTGCTCTCGATCGCTGTCGTGCTGTACGCCGTCTCCGGGTTCTTCCTGCCGGCGGCCCCGGGCGTGACGTCGCTCGGACTCCCCGACCTCGCGATGGCGCTCGCGGCCGGGACGCTCACCGCCGTGTTGAGCACGCTCGCGTTCGCAGTTGCGGAGTCACAGCTCCCGTCAGCGGATCCGACGTAA
- a CDS encoding DUF7139 domain-containing protein yields the protein MTSLSEAYGGRGRSEVDPRRVYLGVGSFVAGTLLLVVGLFVAAEVVLPSGYSSGEARRLGGVLGGVGVPLVFLGVMTVLPADRNTRVAAIVGAAVMCLGVALFAYAYPNQWVGGPHPELRDLTLPTAGLYFVGAATTLWSVFVGVANFKTRNDPGGTVTMEVTHKGETKVVEVDRAQLNRGGGVGLLGGTPDGDVETQTNRQEGSGSGSGSGSASKSRSPGSAQPAGMSDGGATATGIRSPLDEDGGVDVETGGSDDQTGPAEPNGPVTPGVSPAARDGPGDTYCGNCAQFDYARTEQGMQPYCDHHDELMDDMDACEEWTPR from the coding sequence ATGACCAGTCTCTCGGAGGCGTACGGTGGACGGGGGCGCTCCGAGGTCGACCCGCGCCGGGTGTACCTTGGTGTGGGCTCGTTCGTCGCCGGAACGCTGCTTCTCGTCGTCGGACTCTTCGTCGCCGCGGAGGTCGTCCTCCCGAGCGGCTACAGTTCCGGCGAGGCGCGGCGCCTCGGCGGCGTACTCGGCGGCGTGGGCGTCCCTCTCGTGTTTCTCGGCGTAATGACCGTCCTCCCGGCGGACCGCAACACCCGCGTCGCCGCGATCGTCGGCGCGGCCGTGATGTGTCTCGGCGTCGCGTTGTTCGCGTACGCGTACCCCAACCAGTGGGTCGGCGGGCCGCACCCGGAACTGAGGGACCTCACACTGCCGACCGCGGGGCTGTACTTCGTCGGCGCCGCGACGACGCTGTGGAGCGTGTTCGTCGGCGTCGCCAACTTCAAGACCCGGAACGATCCCGGCGGCACCGTCACGATGGAAGTGACCCACAAAGGCGAGACGAAGGTGGTCGAGGTCGACCGCGCCCAGCTCAACCGAGGCGGCGGCGTCGGGCTCCTCGGCGGCACCCCCGACGGCGACGTGGAGACCCAGACGAATCGACAGGAGGGGAGCGGCTCCGGCTCCGGATCGGGTTCGGCCAGCAAGTCGCGCTCGCCCGGTAGCGCCCAGCCCGCGGGCATGAGCGACGGCGGCGCGACCGCGACCGGCATCCGGTCTCCGCTCGACGAAGATGGCGGAGTCGACGTCGAGACAGGCGGCTCCGATGACCAGACCGGACCGGCCGAGCCGAACGGTCCGGTCACTCCCGGCGTCTCGCCCGCCGCACGCGACGGCCCGGGCGACACCTACTGCGGGAACTGCGCGCAGTTCGACTACGCCCGCACGGAACAAGGGATGCAGCCGTACTGCGATCATCACGACGAGCTGATGGACGACATGGACGCCTGCGAGGAGTGGACGCCGCGGTGA
- a CDS encoding phosphotransacetylase family protein has protein sequence MTDTPTTLVTATGEGAGKTAITVALARLAADRDRSVGYMKPKGTRLQSNVGKTLDQDPMLAREVLGLDAEMHQMEPIVYSPTFVEGAIRGTEDADALRDRIREEFDELAADRDQMFVEGGGRWTTGGVVDLTDVDVAELLDARVVLVAGYDSPNDLDEVLAAADAFGDRLAGVVFNKVSDDAFESLDQDGIPFLESKGITVFGAIPSEKELAGVTVGELADELGAELLTDAPTDGFVERFLVGAMGGDEALRYFRRARDAAVITGGDRADVQTAALEASGVACLVLTGGHRPSGAVLGKAADAGKPVLAVNTDTVTAIDRAEGVVRGGRTRDARTVERMAELLAAHVDVDALV, from the coding sequence ATGACAGATACACCCACGACACTCGTCACCGCGACCGGAGAAGGCGCCGGAAAGACAGCGATCACCGTCGCGCTCGCGCGGCTCGCCGCCGACCGCGACCGCAGCGTCGGCTATATGAAGCCGAAGGGGACGCGACTCCAGTCGAACGTCGGCAAAACGCTCGATCAGGACCCCATGCTCGCCCGCGAGGTGCTCGGCCTCGACGCCGAGATGCACCAGATGGAGCCCATCGTCTACTCGCCGACATTCGTCGAGGGCGCGATCCGCGGCACCGAGGATGCGGACGCGCTCCGCGACCGGATCCGCGAGGAGTTCGATGAACTGGCCGCCGACCGCGACCAGATGTTCGTGGAGGGCGGCGGCCGCTGGACCACCGGCGGCGTCGTCGACCTCACCGATGTCGACGTGGCGGAGCTGCTCGACGCGCGGGTCGTGCTGGTCGCCGGGTACGACTCGCCGAACGACCTCGACGAGGTGCTGGCGGCAGCCGACGCGTTCGGCGACCGGCTCGCCGGCGTCGTGTTCAACAAGGTCTCCGACGACGCGTTCGAGTCGCTCGATCAGGACGGGATCCCGTTCCTCGAATCGAAGGGGATCACCGTCTTCGGCGCGATCCCGTCCGAGAAGGAGCTAGCTGGCGTCACCGTCGGTGAGCTCGCCGACGAACTCGGCGCGGAACTCCTGACGGACGCCCCAACCGACGGCTTCGTCGAGCGCTTCCTGGTGGGCGCGATGGGCGGCGACGAGGCGCTCCGCTACTTCCGGCGCGCCCGCGACGCCGCCGTCATCACCGGCGGCGACCGCGCCGACGTCCAGACCGCGGCGCTCGAGGCCTCCGGCGTCGCGTGCCTCGTGTTGACCGGCGGTCACCGCCCCTCGGGCGCCGTACTCGGAAAGGCCGCCGACGCCGGCAAGCCCGTCCTCGCGGTGAACACCGATACGGTCACCGCGATTGACCGCGCCGAGGGGGTCGTCCGCGGCGGGCGGACCCGCGACGCGCGCACCGTCGAGCGGATGGCGGAGCTGCTCGCCGCCCACGTCGACGTGGACGCGTTAGTCTGA